Below is a genomic region from Rhodoligotrophos appendicifer.
TGGCCTCCAGCCGGGGCGAGCTTGCGGCGATCTCGTCCACCCGCATCAGCGCCTCCGCCTCCTCGATCAGCACCTCGATGCCGATCTTCTTCGTCAGGCCGAGCTTGCGCTCGATCTGGCTCAGCAGGATATCGACCCAGGCGACGTCGCGGCCGTTTTTGACTTTCGGCACCATGATCGTGTCGAGATGCTCATGCGCACCTTCCACGACGGAGATCACGTCCTCATAGGCATATTGCGTCTCGAGGTCGTTGATCCGCACGCAGCGCGTCGTCCGCCCCCAGTTGTGGGTCGACAGGGCCTCGATGATGCTGCCCCGCGCCGCCACCTTGGCATTGGGGGCGACGGCGTCTTCGAGGTCCAGGAACACGTGGTCGACCCCGAGGCCTGCGGCTTTCGCCATCATTTTCGGATTGCTGCCGGGGACGGCGAGCTGGCAGCGGCGCAGGCGCATGGGTCTCATGGGTGATCTTCCTTGTCTTAGGGTCTCAGGCGATCGCGCAGGCCGCGCGAAGTGTTTCGATGTCCGAGGGTTTATATCCGGCCTCCGCCAGCACGGCATCGGTATGTTCGCCCGTCAGCGGCGAGCGCGTCTGGACCCCGGAAAAGGTTTTCGACATCCGGATCGGCGAATTGGCGATGCTGTAGCGGTGCGCCGAACCGGGATGGTCGACCTCCGCCACCATGCTGCGGGCGGCCACATGCGGATCGGCGAGAATGTCGGCGACGGTGTTGACCGGCCCGAAGGGCACGCGCCCGCCGAGCAGGGACTGGATCTCGGCCTTGCTGCGGCGCGCGCTCCACTCTGAGACCAGGGCGACGACCTCGCCCTTCCGGGCGGTGCGTGCTTCGTTCGAGCCGTAGCGGGGATCGCGCCCGAGCTCGGGCTGGCCCATGATCTCCGTCAGCAGCAGCCAGAAATTCTCCCGCGGGCACGCGATGGTCACCCATCCGTCGCTGGCCGGGAACAGCCCGAAGGGGCACAGCAGCGGATGCCCGTTGCCCTCCGGCCCCGGCACCTGGCCGGCATAGGAATGCTGGTAGATGATCCGCTCGCACAAAGCGAGCATGCTGTCATACATGGCGAGGTCCACGAACTGGCCCTCCCCCGTCTTGTCCGCATGCCGCACCGCCGCCAGGATCGCGAAGGCGCTCATCATGGCCGGCACCAGGTCGCCGACCCCCGGTCCGATCTTGAGCGGCGTGTCCGCGTCGGGCCCGGTGATGCCGATGATCCCGCCCATGGCCTGGGCGACCACGTCGAAGGCGGGCCAGTCCACATAGGGGCTCGCGCCGCTGCGCGGATCGCCGAACCCGCGAAGGGCGGCATAGACGAGTTTGCGATTCGTGGCGGCGAGCGTCTCGTAGCCGATCCCCAGCCGGTCCATGACGCCGGCGCGGAAATTCTCGACGACCACATCCGCCTCCTGGACCAGCCGCAGGAAGACCTCCCGCCCCTGCGCATGCTTCAGGTCGAGCGCCACGCTGAGCTTGTTGCGGTTGACGCTCTGGAAATAGCCGCCGAAGGACTTCAGCTGATCATCAGCCGCAAAGGGTCCGAACAGCCGTGTCGGCTCTCCGTCCAGGGGCTCGATCTTGATGACCGTGGCACCTTGGTCGCCCAGCATCATGGTGCAGAACGGCCCGGCGAGCATCTGCGTCAGGTCGATGACCTTCAGCCCGGTGAGAGCACCGGGTGCGCGCTGCAATGTGTCGGTCATGTCACCCTGTTGCATTGAGCCTGATCTCGTCGCTCCCGTCTCCTTCTATAGCGGAAGTTCGGGCGCGATATCCATCCCTGGCGGTGTCCTTATTTGTCTAACATATGTTCGAATTTCGGATGCCTCGCAAGGTTGCTTTTGCCGAGCCTGCGGTGTTTTTTGCATCGAGCATGCGCTGCCGGCGGTCTCTGGCGCCGGCAGCGGGCCCGGCCCCCTCGGCCGAAAACCCTTCCGCGTGGCCCTCGCAGGACACGATAGCGCAGTGACGCAGCCCCTGGCCCTGCGCGATCATGGCCCGATCGGCCCTCGCCGTGCTCATCCCAGATCCGTTCTTGCGGATCCCCGATCCATTCTTGCGCCGCTTGTAACGCGCATGACCAATGGGTGATTGCATTTGGCCGTGGCTTGAGCATGGATGTCGGCGGACGTGGCGGATGAGGGACGGATGGTGACGCAGCATACGGAGATCGCCATCATTGGCGGGGGTGTGATCGGCTCGGCGGTAGCGTTTTTCCTGCGCGAACTGGGCTATGACGGCACCGTCACCGTCTTCGAGAAGGACCCCTCCTACCAATTCGCCTCCACGGCGCGCTCGGCAGCCTCCATTCGCCAGCAATTCACCACCACCGTCAGCACCCAGATGTCGCAATTCTCCTACGGCTTCCTGGAGAGCCTTCCCGAGCGCTTCGGCGATGACGGCGACATCGGCATGTTCCGCGGCGGCTATCTGCTCGTCGCCGACGCCGCCCGCGCCGACGCCCTGCGCGCCTGTCACAAGACCTTCGTCAGCCTCGGCTCCGACATCGCCTGGCTCGACGCTCCCGATCTCGCCCAGCGCTTTCCCTGGCTCAACACCGAGGACCTGGTCGGCGCCACGCTGGGCCTGTCCGGCGAGGGCTGGTTCGACGCCTATATGCTGCTCCGCATCCTGCGCCGCGAGGCCCGCAAGCTGGGGGTCGTTTATTGTGATCAGGAGGTCACCGGCATCGATGTCGCCGGCGATCGCGTGACGGCGGTCCGCACCGCCTCCGGCGCCGTCTGGTCCTGCGCGATGGCGGTGAACGCCGCAGGCCCCGCCGGCGGCCAGGTCGCCGCCCTCGCCGGCTGCGAGTTGCCCGTCGAGCCGCGCAAGCGCACCATGTTCGTCATCCAGGCGCCCTTGAGCAACAAGGGCATGCCCTTCATCTTCGATTCGACCGGCGTGGCGATCCGCCCGGAAGGCGACCGCTTCATCTGCAGCGCACCGCCCGATCCCGAGAACGACCCGCATCCCGGCGATGATTTCGAGCCCGATTTCAACCTCTTCGAGGACAAGGTCTGGCCGGCCCTGGCCCATCGCATCCCCGCTCTGGAGGAATTGCGCATGGTGAGCGCCTGGGCGGGCCATTATGAGATGAACCTCCTCGACCACAATGGCGTCGTCGGCCCGCATCCCGACCTCGCCAACTTCCTCTTCGCCACCGGCTTTTCCGGCCACGGCGTCATGCATTCTCCCGCCACCGGTCGCGGCATCGCCGAATGGATCCTCAACGGCCGCTACACCTCCCTCGACCTGAGCCCCCTCGGCTATGACCGCATCCGCACCGGCACGCCCATCCGGGAAGCCCTCGTCTACTGAACCCCACCGCTGGCTCCGCAGAAAGAGATCGCAGGCATGAACCGGCCTCTCGCTTACGACCGTCCGCTGATCACGCCCGCCGAGGATCCCCGCTCCATCGGCCGCCTGGAGGATGAGCGCTTCGTCACCGGGCACGGGCGCTATGTGGACGACGTCCCAGCCGACGGCCATCTCTTCGCAGCCTTCCTCCGCTCGCCCCATGCCCATGCCGAGATCGTCTCGATCGACGTGGCCCAGGCCCTGGCCATGCCCGGCATCCGCGCCGTCTTCACCGGCGACGACCTTCTCGCCGACGGTCTCGGCCCGCTCCCCTGCTCGGTGGTGTTGCAGCCGCCGACGCCGCTGACGGTGCCGGACCGCCATACCTTGGCGAAGGGTCGCGTCCGCCATGTCGGCGAGCCCGTGGCCATGATCCTCGCCGACAGCCGCGCCGCGGCCCAGGACGCGCTTGAGACTGTCGAGGTCGACTATGAGAGCCTGCCCGCAATCGTCGACCTGCGCCGTGCCCGCAGCCCCGACGCACCGCAGATCTGGTCCGAGGCCGCCCTGAACACCGCCTATTGCTACCGCCGCGGCGACCACGAGAAGACGGAAGCAGCCTTCGCCGAGGCAGCCCATGTGGTCGAGCTCGATCTCGTCAACAACCGCGTCGCCGCCGCGGCCATGGAGCCGCGCACCGCCATCGGCTATTGGATCGAGGCCGAACAGCGCTACGAGCTGCATTTCAGCGGCTCCTTCGTCCACCTCATCCGCCGCGAGCTCGCCGACGGGGTCTTCCACGTCCCCCATGACCGGCTCGACCTCGTCACCCCCGATGTCGGCGGCGGCTTCGGCATGAAGAACGTGAACTATCCCGAATATGCGGCGGTCCTCTGGGCCGCGCGCCGCATGGGCCAGCCGGTGCGCTGGGCAGCCGAGCGCATGGAGGAGTTCCTGGGCGGTGTCCATGGCCGCGACAACCTCACCCGCGCCCGCCTGGCCCTCGATGCGGAGGGCAATTTCACTGGCCTGTGGGTCGAGACCACGGCCAATCTCGGCGCCTATGTCTCCTCCGGCGGCCCCGGCAGCTCCACCATGGCGTCCGCCTCCGCCATGGGCGGCCTCTATGCCATCCCGGCGATTGCCATGGAGGTCCACGGCGTCTTCACCAACACGACGCCCGTCGATGCCTATCGCGGCGCCGGCAAGCCCGAAGCCAATTACATCATCGAGCGGATCATCGACGTGGCGGCCCATCGCCTCGGCCTCGACCGCATCGAGCTGCGTCGCCGCAACGTCATGCGCGACTTTCCCTATCGCAACGGCACCGGCCTCACCGTCGACAGCGGCGCCTTCGCCGAGACCATCGACCGCGGCCTCCTCCATGCCGACCTGGACGGCCTTGCCGCGCGCCGGGCGGAGGCGCAGGCCCGCGGCAAGCTCTACGGCGCCGGCATCGGCTGTTTCATGGAGACCTCCCGCGGCCAGCCCAACGAGGAGGCCTGGCTGCGCTTCCTGGAGGACGACCGCATCGAGTTGATCGTCGGCACCCAGTCCAATGGCCAGGGCCACGAGACGAGCTTCGTCCAATTGGTCGCCGCCCGCCTGGGCATGCCGCTTGGGGCCTTCCACTTCATCCAGGGCGACACGCGGCGCATCGCCACCGGCGGCGCCCATGGCGGGGCGCGCTCCCTGCATATGGGCAGCGCGGCCCTCCTCCTGGCCATCGACGATCTGCTTGCCAAGGCCAAGCCCGCAGCGGCCCGCCTGCTCCAGGCGCTGCCGGAGGAGGTCTCCTTCTCCGCCGCCACCGGCACCTTCCTGTGCACCGGCGATCCCGCACCGCAGCCGCGCGCCATCGGCCTCGCCGAAGTCGCCCGGCATCTGCGCCAGTCGCCCGACGAGGCGCCGTTGCACGGCCATGGCATGAACATCTGCGATCTCTTCAACTATCCCGGCGGCTGCCATGTGGCCGAGGTCGAGATCGACCCCGAGACCGGCAGCGTCACCCTCGCCCGCTATGCCGCCGTCGACGACTACGGCACCCTCATCAATCCGCTGCTCGCCGAGAACCAGGTCCAGGGCGGCATCGTCCAGGGCATCGGCCAGGCGCTCATGGAGGAGTCGGTCTATGATCCCGACACCGGCCAGCTGATCAGCGCGAGCTTCACCGATTACGCCATGCCCCGCGGCGAGGATATTCCGAGCCTCGACCTCCGCTTCATCGAAGCGCCGACCAAGGCCAATCCCATCGGCGTCAAGGGCTCCGGCCAGGCCGGCGCCATCGCCTCGCCCCAGGCCGTCATCAACGCCGTGGTCGACGCCTTGCGCCTCTTCGGCATCGAGCATATCGACATGCCCGCCACGCCTCACCGCATCTGGCAGGCGCTGCAGCAGGCGAGGCCGTCGGGAGCGACCCCATGACCAGGATCCTCGTCATCGGCGGCGGGATTGTCGGCACCACGATCTCCCATGAACTGGCCGATCAGGGCCATGACGTGGCCGTCGTCGACCTCCCCGACAATGACCGCCGTCCCTCCAACGGCAATGCCGGCTGGATCGGGCACCAGGACATCATGCCCCTGAACTCCGCCCGGGTCTGGCGCAACCTGCCCGGCTGGCTCATCGATCCCGACGGCCCCCTGACCGTCCGCCCCGCCCACGCCCTCCGCCTGGTGCCCTGGCTCGTCCGTTTTGCGCAAGCCAGCCGCCCCTCCCGGGTCGCCGCCAACAGCGCGGTCATGAGCGCGCTCAACCGGGCGGGCCTCCCCTCCTGGGAACGCCGCCTCCAGGGCCTCCGCCTGAGCGAGCATCTGCGCCGCGCGGGAGCTTTGTCCGTTCACCGCAAGCTCGACACCTATGAGGCGGCGGCCAAGATCATCGCCCGGCAGCGCGAATTCGGCATCGAGGTCGAGCGCGTGGCGGCCGGTGGCCTGCGCGAGATCGAGCCGGCCCTCACCGAAGGCCTGGCGGGCGGCGCCTATTATCCCAAGGCCTGCCAGGTGAGCGATCCGAAATGGCTGCTCCATGCTTTGACCGAGCGCGCCGCCGAACGCGGCATCGAGCGCATCGCCGGTCGGGTCCTGGCCGTGACGCCGATGGCGGCCGGCGGCCGCGTGATCCTGGAGGGCGGCCGCGAGCTCGAAGGCCAGAAAGTGATCCTCTCCGCCGGCATCTGGTCGAAGCCGCTGGCTGCTTCCCTGGGCGATTCCGTGCCCTTGGAGGCCGAGCGCGGTTATAACTGGACCTTCGCGCCCGGCAGCTTCGGGGCCACCCACCCCCTGGTCCTGGAGAATGACGGCCTCACCACCACCCCCCTGGCGACTGGCGACCGCATCGGCGGCATGGTCGAGTTCGGCGGCATAGATGCCGGTCCTCGTCCCCGTCGCTTCGAGGCGATCCTGCGTCAGCTCCACCGCTATCTGCCCCGGGCCCGCACCGAGGACGGCCGCTCCTGGATGGGCCTGCGCCCCTCGACGCCCGACAGCCTTGCGGTCCTCGGTCCGTCGCGGCGCTCTCCCGACATCCTCTATGCCTTCGGCCATGGCCATTACGGCCTCACCCAGGCCTCGATCACCGCCGAGATCATCGCCGCCCTCATCGCTCAGCGGCCGACGCCGGTGGATGTCTCCATGCTGACGCCGCGCCGTTTCGGTGGCGGCTGATGCCCCGTCCCCCAGACGCGGCATCGCCTGCATCTCGCCACGATCTTCGCTAGTCTCGCTCCCTCCGCCCTGCCACTGAACCGAGCCCCGCAA
It encodes:
- a CDS encoding HpcH/HpaI aldolase/citrate lyase family protein, coding for MRPMRLRRCQLAVPGSNPKMMAKAAGLGVDHVFLDLEDAVAPNAKVAARGSIIEALSTHNWGRTTRCVRINDLETQYAYEDVISVVEGAHEHLDTIMVPKVKNGRDVAWVDILLSQIERKLGLTKKIGIEVLIEEAEALMRVDEIAASSPRLEAMIFGMGDYSASQGIDEAALFGDSGYPGDIWHYARNKIVVAARANGIQAVDGPFPNFRDSDYFRLECERALKLGCVGKWAIHPSQVEIARSIFSPDPADVKRAYEGREAYEEAKRQGLGAVQVEGRMVDAATVRLLQRTIDRAEQISAAEGSR
- a CDS encoding CaiB/BaiF CoA transferase family protein — its product is MTDTLQRAPGALTGLKVIDLTQMLAGPFCTMMLGDQGATVIKIEPLDGEPTRLFGPFAADDQLKSFGGYFQSVNRNKLSVALDLKHAQGREVFLRLVQEADVVVENFRAGVMDRLGIGYETLAATNRKLVYAALRGFGDPRSGASPYVDWPAFDVVAQAMGGIIGITGPDADTPLKIGPGVGDLVPAMMSAFAILAAVRHADKTGEGQFVDLAMYDSMLALCERIIYQHSYAGQVPGPEGNGHPLLCPFGLFPASDGWVTIACPRENFWLLLTEIMGQPELGRDPRYGSNEARTARKGEVVALVSEWSARRSKAEIQSLLGGRVPFGPVNTVADILADPHVAARSMVAEVDHPGSAHRYSIANSPIRMSKTFSGVQTRSPLTGEHTDAVLAEAGYKPSDIETLRAACAIA
- a CDS encoding xanthine dehydrogenase family protein molybdopterin-binding subunit — protein: MNRPLAYDRPLITPAEDPRSIGRLEDERFVTGHGRYVDDVPADGHLFAAFLRSPHAHAEIVSIDVAQALAMPGIRAVFTGDDLLADGLGPLPCSVVLQPPTPLTVPDRHTLAKGRVRHVGEPVAMILADSRAAAQDALETVEVDYESLPAIVDLRRARSPDAPQIWSEAALNTAYCYRRGDHEKTEAAFAEAAHVVELDLVNNRVAAAAMEPRTAIGYWIEAEQRYELHFSGSFVHLIRRELADGVFHVPHDRLDLVTPDVGGGFGMKNVNYPEYAAVLWAARRMGQPVRWAAERMEEFLGGVHGRDNLTRARLALDAEGNFTGLWVETTANLGAYVSSGGPGSSTMASASAMGGLYAIPAIAMEVHGVFTNTTPVDAYRGAGKPEANYIIERIIDVAAHRLGLDRIELRRRNVMRDFPYRNGTGLTVDSGAFAETIDRGLLHADLDGLAARRAEAQARGKLYGAGIGCFMETSRGQPNEEAWLRFLEDDRIELIVGTQSNGQGHETSFVQLVAARLGMPLGAFHFIQGDTRRIATGGAHGGARSLHMGSAALLLAIDDLLAKAKPAAARLLQALPEEVSFSAATGTFLCTGDPAPQPRAIGLAEVARHLRQSPDEAPLHGHGMNICDLFNYPGGCHVAEVEIDPETGSVTLARYAAVDDYGTLINPLLAENQVQGGIVQGIGQALMEESVYDPDTGQLISASFTDYAMPRGEDIPSLDLRFIEAPTKANPIGVKGSGQAGAIASPQAVINAVVDALRLFGIEHIDMPATPHRIWQALQQARPSGATP
- a CDS encoding NAD(P)/FAD-dependent oxidoreductase: MTRILVIGGGIVGTTISHELADQGHDVAVVDLPDNDRRPSNGNAGWIGHQDIMPLNSARVWRNLPGWLIDPDGPLTVRPAHALRLVPWLVRFAQASRPSRVAANSAVMSALNRAGLPSWERRLQGLRLSEHLRRAGALSVHRKLDTYEAAAKIIARQREFGIEVERVAAGGLREIEPALTEGLAGGAYYPKACQVSDPKWLLHALTERAAERGIERIAGRVLAVTPMAAGGRVILEGGRELEGQKVILSAGIWSKPLAASLGDSVPLEAERGYNWTFAPGSFGATHPLVLENDGLTTTPLATGDRIGGMVEFGGIDAGPRPRRFEAILRQLHRYLPRARTEDGRSWMGLRPSTPDSLAVLGPSRRSPDILYAFGHGHYGLTQASITAEIIAALIAQRPTPVDVSMLTPRRFGGG
- a CDS encoding NAD(P)/FAD-dependent oxidoreductase, translating into MSADVADEGRMVTQHTEIAIIGGGVIGSAVAFFLRELGYDGTVTVFEKDPSYQFASTARSAASIRQQFTTTVSTQMSQFSYGFLESLPERFGDDGDIGMFRGGYLLVADAARADALRACHKTFVSLGSDIAWLDAPDLAQRFPWLNTEDLVGATLGLSGEGWFDAYMLLRILRREARKLGVVYCDQEVTGIDVAGDRVTAVRTASGAVWSCAMAVNAAGPAGGQVAALAGCELPVEPRKRTMFVIQAPLSNKGMPFIFDSTGVAIRPEGDRFICSAPPDPENDPHPGDDFEPDFNLFEDKVWPALAHRIPALEELRMVSAWAGHYEMNLLDHNGVVGPHPDLANFLFATGFSGHGVMHSPATGRGIAEWILNGRYTSLDLSPLGYDRIRTGTPIREALVY